The Corallococcus exiguus genome includes a window with the following:
- the trxA gene encoding thioredoxin, whose product MATLEITKDNFKETVGKSGIVILDWWATWCGPCRAFAPIFESTSTKHADIVFGKIDTDAQPELSGAFEIRSIPTLMVFRDGILLFEQPGAMPAAALEDLLRQVRGLNMDDVRREVEAQRAAKEAPKA is encoded by the coding sequence ATGGCGACGCTCGAAATCACGAAGGACAACTTCAAGGAGACGGTGGGCAAGAGCGGCATCGTCATCCTGGACTGGTGGGCGACCTGGTGTGGTCCCTGCCGCGCGTTCGCGCCCATCTTCGAGAGCACCTCCACCAAGCACGCGGACATCGTGTTCGGGAAGATCGACACCGACGCGCAGCCGGAGCTGTCTGGTGCTTTCGAGATCCGTTCCATCCCCACGCTGATGGTGTTCCGGGACGGCATCCTCCTGTTCGAGCAGCCGGGCGCGATGCCGGCGGCGGCGCTGGAGGATCTGCTCCGGCAGGTCCGCGGGCTGAACATGGATGACGTGCGGCGCGAGGTCGAAGCGCAGCGCGCCGCGAAGGAAGCCCCCAAGGCCTGA
- a CDS encoding FKBP-type peptidyl-prolyl cis-trans isomerase gives MSLGVEDVKVGTGAEAVSGKRVTVHYVGTLTDGKKFDSSRDRGQGFTFGLGAGQVIQGWDQGVAGMKVGGVRKLTIPPELGYGSRGAAGVIPPNATLLFEVELLDVK, from the coding sequence ATGAGCTTGGGAGTGGAAGACGTGAAGGTCGGGACCGGGGCGGAAGCGGTCTCGGGCAAGCGGGTGACGGTGCACTACGTGGGCACCCTCACGGACGGCAAGAAGTTCGACAGCAGCCGGGACCGCGGTCAGGGCTTCACCTTCGGGCTGGGCGCGGGCCAGGTCATCCAGGGCTGGGACCAGGGCGTCGCGGGCATGAAGGTGGGCGGCGTCCGCAAGCTCACCATCCCGCCGGAGCTGGGCTACGGCTCGCGCGGCGCGGCCGGTGTGATTCCCCCCAACGCCACCCTCCTGTTCGAGGTGGAGCTGTTGGACGTCAAGTAG
- a CDS encoding TonB-dependent receptor domain-containing protein has product MFIPTLVLWLLSASPEAPVTPPVPVEAPPPVMPADVPPLTEAVRVLLRLTIDSGGEVSQVEVRESGGTAFDRAAMSAALRWRFQPACQGEEPLEVRVDVPVMFEPVASSPVVEVEESAPPPKPEPPAFSTTVRGQSVAPPPVAVGDFHITVGQLADVPRNSATDLMLLAPGVMLANHGGEGHAETVYLRGFDAGEGKDVEIRLDGVPLNEVSNAHGHGYADTYFIIPELVQSLRVTEGPYDPSQGDFGVAGTVEYQLGLEQRGITASASYGSFASRRLSLVWGPPESTAATFVGVLLRQGHGFGPNRAYANAGLMAQTELRLGPETKLRLFGASYGARYGSAGVVRETDVVDARLPCEPDADSQFFCLYDPNQGGASQRHMASVELTSRLERGGRFVQQAFAIARQMRSRENFTGFLQDTPPIGEAQRGDNTEQSYQGTTVGLRGRYTPGLTWWGQPQPVELGYVARYDNVHTRARRLRDKGGAPYATVFDNQVRVTNLGAYLSLRGAPLEWLTLRGGVRVDTFLFGVEDLNRPAEDRQGARIPEESVEAYGFFASPRASAEVRLTPRLTWLTSAGLGARSSDAAGLSDAEFAPYARVTSGETGLGWRWGDGPSSLELRSAVFATRVSQDLVFSETTGRNQPIGPSQRLGAFGSARFQWEQHLDVQASLAWARATQPLPGAPSWRLWDGAVLPYIPQLLGRVDASWRGTATVARQPVGWSVALGHSAIGPKPLPLDRYSESIFLFDVAARARWRAVELGLSVENLLDARWRESEFNYVSNFRGPDAPASLLATRHFSAGAPRTVRGTLTVYLDLQEDRP; this is encoded by the coding sequence GTGTTCATCCCGACGCTGGTGCTCTGGCTGTTGAGCGCGTCGCCCGAAGCGCCCGTGACGCCGCCCGTTCCCGTGGAGGCACCGCCGCCCGTGATGCCGGCGGACGTCCCACCGTTGACAGAGGCCGTGCGGGTGCTGCTGCGGCTGACCATCGACAGCGGGGGCGAAGTGTCCCAGGTGGAGGTGCGCGAGTCCGGGGGCACCGCGTTCGACCGGGCCGCGATGTCGGCGGCCCTGCGCTGGCGCTTCCAGCCTGCGTGCCAGGGAGAAGAACCGCTGGAGGTGCGGGTGGACGTGCCGGTGATGTTCGAGCCGGTGGCCTCGTCGCCTGTGGTGGAGGTGGAGGAGTCCGCACCCCCTCCGAAGCCGGAGCCACCCGCGTTCTCCACCACGGTGCGGGGGCAGTCCGTCGCTCCGCCTCCAGTCGCGGTGGGCGACTTCCACATCACGGTGGGGCAGCTGGCGGACGTGCCTCGCAATTCAGCCACGGACCTGATGCTGCTGGCGCCGGGGGTGATGCTGGCCAACCACGGCGGGGAAGGGCACGCGGAGACTGTCTACCTGCGCGGCTTCGACGCGGGCGAAGGCAAGGACGTGGAGATCCGCCTGGACGGGGTGCCCCTCAACGAGGTCTCCAACGCCCACGGTCACGGCTACGCGGACACGTACTTCATCATCCCGGAGCTGGTGCAGTCGCTGCGCGTGACGGAGGGTCCGTACGATCCGTCCCAGGGCGACTTCGGCGTGGCGGGCACCGTGGAGTACCAGCTGGGGCTGGAGCAGCGGGGCATCACCGCGTCCGCCAGCTACGGCAGCTTCGCGTCGCGCCGGTTGTCCCTGGTGTGGGGCCCACCCGAGTCCACCGCCGCCACCTTCGTCGGCGTGCTGCTGCGCCAGGGGCACGGCTTCGGTCCCAACCGCGCGTACGCGAACGCGGGCCTGATGGCCCAGACGGAGCTGCGCCTGGGCCCGGAGACGAAGCTGCGCCTGTTCGGCGCGAGCTACGGCGCGCGCTATGGCTCCGCAGGCGTGGTGCGTGAGACAGACGTCGTGGACGCTCGGCTGCCGTGTGAGCCGGATGCGGACTCGCAGTTCTTCTGCCTCTACGATCCGAACCAGGGCGGCGCGAGCCAGCGCCACATGGCCTCCGTGGAGCTGACGTCCCGGCTGGAGCGCGGAGGCCGCTTCGTGCAGCAGGCCTTCGCCATCGCCCGGCAGATGCGCAGCCGCGAGAACTTCACCGGCTTCCTCCAGGACACGCCTCCCATCGGCGAGGCCCAGCGCGGCGACAACACGGAGCAGTCCTATCAGGGCACCACCGTGGGCCTGCGCGGCCGCTACACGCCGGGCCTCACCTGGTGGGGGCAGCCGCAGCCGGTGGAGCTGGGCTACGTGGCCCGCTACGACAACGTGCACACCCGCGCGCGGCGCCTGCGCGACAAGGGCGGCGCGCCCTACGCCACCGTGTTCGACAACCAGGTGCGCGTGACGAACCTGGGCGCGTACCTGTCCCTACGAGGCGCGCCACTGGAATGGCTCACGCTGCGCGGCGGCGTGCGCGTGGACACGTTCCTGTTCGGCGTGGAGGACCTGAACCGGCCGGCGGAGGACCGGCAGGGGGCTCGCATCCCGGAGGAGTCCGTGGAGGCCTATGGCTTCTTCGCCAGCCCTCGCGCCAGCGCGGAGGTGCGCCTGACGCCGCGCCTCACGTGGTTGACCAGCGCGGGCCTGGGGGCGCGCTCCAGCGACGCGGCGGGCCTGTCCGACGCGGAGTTCGCGCCCTACGCGCGAGTGACATCCGGGGAGACGGGCCTGGGCTGGCGGTGGGGCGACGGTCCGTCCTCGCTGGAGCTGCGAAGCGCGGTGTTCGCCACGCGCGTGTCGCAGGACCTGGTGTTCAGCGAGACGACGGGGCGCAACCAGCCCATTGGCCCATCGCAGCGGCTGGGCGCGTTCGGCAGCGCGCGCTTCCAGTGGGAGCAACACCTGGACGTGCAGGCGAGCCTCGCGTGGGCTCGCGCGACGCAGCCGTTGCCCGGGGCGCCCTCATGGAGGCTGTGGGATGGCGCGGTGTTGCCGTACATCCCGCAGTTGCTGGGGCGCGTGGACGCGTCGTGGCGGGGCACGGCCACCGTGGCCCGGCAGCCGGTGGGGTGGAGCGTGGCGCTGGGGCACAGCGCCATCGGGCCCAAGCCCCTGCCGTTGGATCGCTACAGCGAGTCCATCTTCCTCTTCGACGTGGCGGCCCGAGCGCGCTGGCGCGCCGTGGAGCTGGGCCTGTCCGTGGAGAACCTGCTGGACGCGCGCTGGCGGGAGTCCGAGTTCAACTACGTGTCCAACTTCCGTGGCCCCGATGCGCCCGCGTCCCTGCTGGCCACGCGCCACTTCTCCGCCGGTGCACCCCGCACCGTGCGCGGCACCCTCACCGTGTACCTGGACCTCCAGGAGGACCGGCCATGA